A region of the Cytobacillus luteolus genome:
GAGCCATCTGCATGCTTTTCACCAGTGATATCACCATAAAGAACAAATGTCCTTACTTTCTTGTCGGTTCTTCCAATATAGTCTTCGCGTATACCTGCATGGGCAATAACAATCTTTCCACCATCCAACCGATGATAAAGAGGTGCATGTTCATATAAAGTTCGAAACTTGTGGTTAATCTTCTTTTGGTCACGCGACGGTAGAGCTTCATATTCCGCAACTGTTGTCTCTAACCCATGGGTAGTTTGAACTTTACTTCCTTGAAAAAAACGGTAAAGCTTATTGCAATGATTACCAGGAACATAATAGGCATTCTGATTTTCGACTACGAGCTCATATAACAATTCAATAACTTTAAGAGAATGTGGACCACGGTCTGTAAGGTCACCAACAAAAGCTAATTTTCTTCCTTCTGGATGAACCGGAATCTTATCCTTCCACACATACCCGAGAGTCTCAAACATATGTAATAATTCATCATAACAACCATGTATATCTCCAATCACATCTAACTTCATGCTCATCACTCCAAACGTCAAGAATTCCATTTCTTACTTTGCCTAGATAGTTAAAAAGCTATCCATTAAAATGGATAGCTAACAAACGTTAATCAAACATATATTTTCTCGTACGTGAACGAACATTTAACACAATACCAATTGCGATCATGTAGGTAGCAAGAGAACTTCCCCCATAACTAATAAATGGAAGGGGTAAACCTGTAATTGGCAGTAACTGAATGCTCATACCGATATTTTGAAATACTTGGAAGGTAATCATACCAATGACTCCTGCACACAGATAGCTTCCAAATGGGTCATGACTTTCAAGTGCCGCATGAATCAGACGGTAAATTAATAAGAAGAAAAGTGATATAACAATACTCGCTCCAATGAAACCAAATTGCTCAGCAATCACTGCAAAAATGAAGTCTGTATGCCCTTCAGGAATAATTACTTCTGAATTTTGATAACCTTTTCCTCTTAATTGGCCTGAACCGATTGCTAACAAGGACCGTAGTAACTGAAAACCTTGTTCACTAGAATGCTGCTCAGGTGCAAGCCAACCGTAAAAACGATTAAGTTGATAATCTTCTTTAATAATGTAGGCTCTAAAAAACTCAGGAAACGCAAAATAAATATAGACAAAGACAGAGATCGAGAAAATTCCAGTAAATAGAAATCCAAATATAATTCTCCACTTAATTCCCGCTACTAAGATTAATGACCCCATAATGGCCATAAAGACCATGGTCATCCCCATATCAGGTTGTTTTGTTAGTAAGTAAATGGGTGGTGCAGATGTTAAGAATATTTTCCCTAGAAGCAGAAAATCATCCTTAACCGTATTTATTGGATATTTTTCTCGATGCTCAGCCACGATTTTACTTAATACAATAATTAATATGATTTTTACCAATTCTGACGGTTGAAAAGTACCAATACCTGGAAGAGAATACCAACTCGTTGCTCCCTTTCTTGTTTCAACTAATGCACTAGGGAAGTTAAATTCCAATCCTAGTAATAAAATCAGCCCAAAGCCATATAAATACCAAGAAATCATTTTAAATCGATCAAAATCAAGAATCATTGTAATTATAATGGCAACTGCACCGATAATGTACCATTTGATTTGTTGTGCAACAAAGTTAATGCTTTTTAATTTTTCTGGTAAAAAGGGCTGTGAACTATCTATAGCAACACAGCTTACAATAGCCATTAAGAATAATATAAAAAGTAGAGTATAGTCTACTTGTTGCCCGGGTGAATGTTCTTTCTCCATAAAAAAATCCCTTCTTCTATTTCCAATTGTTTTCAGTTTTGTATTTTAGGGTAGAAGTAAAAAAAAGTCCTATCATCTAATCTTAGCCTATTTTTTAGTGATTGCAAATATAACGATGAAATTTCAGATTAGTTTGTAATAAACATATCACACGACAAATTTCTACATATTTGATAGTATAGAAAAAATGAGAGGAAGGGAGGGGGAAACATGAGTGAGAACAATGAATATGAGAAAGACAATATTGAATTTGAAACAGAGCAATTAACGAATAGCTTAGAGAGTGATTCGATAGATGTTTTTCGTAGTCTTTTTCTAGAGCTACATCCTTATGACCAAGCGAAACTCTTTGGGAAATTAACACAAGAACAAAGGGAAAAAGTATACCAGTTTCTATCTCCTGAAGAAATGGCAGGGATATTCGAAAATGTAAATACTGATGAGGAAGACTACGAAACATATCTTTCAGAGATGGATTCCAATTATGTAGCTGATATGCTCGGACAAATGTATGCCGATGATGCAGTAGATGTCTTAAATGAATTAGATAAAGATCAGGTAGCTGGTTATTTATCAATTATGGATGTTGATGCTGCACAAGAAATTCGTGAGTTGCTACACTACGATGAATATACAGCTGGTAGTATTATGACTACTGAGTTTATCGCAATAGAGGCAAATCAAACGGCTCGTTCGGCTTTGCAAATTTTGAAAAATGAAGCACCTAGAGCTGAGACCATCTATTATGTTTATGTTATCAATGAAGATAAACGACTCGTTGGGGTCTTAACATTAAGGGATTTAATTATTGCAGATGAGGATACGATGATTGCTGAAATCACCAATGAGAGAGTTGTATCTGTATCAGTTAGTGAAGACCAGGAAGAAGTAGCACGTAGAATGAGAGATTATAACTTTTTGGCAGTTCCGGTTGTTGATCATCAGAACCATCTACTTGGGATAATCACTGTTGATGATATTATTGATGTAATCGATGAAGAAGCGTCTGATGACTACTCTAAGCTAGCAGGTATTTCAGATGTTGATGGTGCGGATCGCCATTCTTTTGCTAGTGCTAAAAAGAGATTACCATGGCTAATCATCTTATTGTTCTTAGGTATGTTAACAGCAAACTTAATTGGTCGATTTGAAGAGACATTAGACCAAGTTTCTATTTTAGCAGTATTCATTCCACTAATTGCAGGGATGGCAGGGAATACAGGAACGCAGGCACTGGCAGTTGCTATCCGCCGAATTGCAACAGGGGATGTATTAAATGAAAGTAAAATAAAGCTCATCTTGAGAGAAGCGGGAACAGGACTCATAACAGGAAGCGTTTGTGGCATACTTATAATGGGGATAGTCTTTTTCTGGAAATCTAATTTATTTTTAGGAGTATTAGTCGGATTATCTGTCCTCATCACGCTAATTGTAGCTACGCTAGCTGGGGCTCTTGTTCCATTAATTATGCATAAATGCAAGGTTGACCCGGCAGTTGCTTCCGGTCCTTTTATTACAACCATTAATGATATTATTAGTATCTTAATTTATCTCGGATTAGCAACTGTATTTATGAATTTCTTATTATGAGTTACGTAGTTTTTGTTTGAAAAGGAGGTAGTTTTATGGAACATGGAGCATCCGTAACTTCATTAGTTATCGTTCTTGTTGTTGCATTTTTAACGCCGATTGTTTTGCACAGGTTGAAATTAAATATCATTCCAGTTGTAGTTGCAGAAATTATTGTCGGTCTAATTATAGGTAAAAGTGGATTTGATATTGTTCATCAAGACATCTGGCTTGAAACATTGTCCATGCTTGGATTTATCTTTTTAATGTTCTTAAGTGGACTTGAAATAGACTTTTCCGCATTTGCTCGTGGGAAGAAAAAAGAAAAGCTTCCAAATGGGAATGATGCACCAAACACTTTTGTTGTATCGACCATAGTGTTTATTGGTATTTTTGGTTTATCACTATTATTATCTTATATTTTTGTCTGGTTAGGCTTTACGGATAATGTCTTCTTGATGACACTTATCATTTCAACAATATCACTTGGTGTTGTTGTTCCAACCTTAAAAGATGCACAAATCATGAAGAAAAATATAGGGCAAATCATCTTACTTGTCGCTGTTATCGCTGACCTTGTTACAATGGTATTACTTGCTGTTTTCGCATCCATATACGGAACAGGCGACAGTAATATGTGGTTATTACTCATTTTATTTGGTGCAGGGGTGTTACTATACTTCCTTGGAAAATACTTTAGAAATCAATCCTTTCTTGAAACGATGTCTAAAGGAACCATTCAGATTGGCACCCGTGCAATCTTTACTTTAATTATTGTGTTAGTTGCCTTATCTGAATCGATTGGTGCAGAGAATATCTTAGGTGCGTTTTTAGCAGGGGTGTTAGTTTCCCTTCTGTCTCCAAATTCAGATATGGTTCATAAATTAGATTCTTTCGGATACGGATTTTTAATTCCAATCTTCTTTGTAATGGTAGGGGTTCAGCTAGATGTTTGGTCATTATTTGAAGATCCGAAAATCTTATTATTAATTCCATTATTATTTATCGCATTAGTCATTTCAAAGATGCTTCCGATTCTTTATTTAAAGAAGTACTATGATTGGAAAACCACGATTGCCGCTGGGGCATTATTAACATCTACTTTATCTCTTGTTATTGCAGCTGCAACAATTGGAGAAAGAATGGGAATCATTGATGCTCGAATGTCAGGCGCATTAATTTTAGTGGCAGTTATTACGAGTATCGTTACACCAATTTGGTTTAAAAAGCTGTTTCCAAAGCAGGAATCTAAAGGTCCGAAAATTAAGGTTGCCTTTATTGGCGCAAATCAAATGACTCTTCCTGTGACAAGAGAGTTGAATTCTCATCTGTATGAAACGACGATGTATCATGTTAAGCAAGAGAAAAATGGGGAAAAGTTCTCTGACTCTTTATTTAACATAGTAGAGGTTAGTGATTATAGGATTGAGACACTAAAAGAATTGAACGTTTTTGATGTTGATGTCCTTGTTGTTGCGATCGGGGATGATCAGAAAAATGGAGAAATTGCTATCTTTGCCAAGGAATTTGGAATCGAACGAGTCATTGCCAGAATCGAGACTCCAGATTTAAATAAATCCCTAAAAGAGCAAAATATAGAAGTATTCTCTATGCTCATGTCTACAACGACCTTACTAAGAGCGTTGATTGAGGCACCGAGTGTCATGAATATCTTAACCAATCAAGAAACAACTCTTTATCAAATTAATATGAACAATCCTAAATATGATGGCATTGCCTTGCGTAATTTTCCATTTACAGGTGACGTTATTTTCGTTCGAATTTTTAGAGGGAAAGATTCCATTGTTCCTCATGGAGATACTGAACTTAAAATGGGAGACCGCTTGATTTTAACTGGCTCTCGTGAATATGTGGATGAATTGAAGGTAGAAATGGAATTTTCAAGAGGGTTACTGTAATTCTAAGAACTTCGCGTTTTATGTAAAACGCGGAGTTTTTTTATGACTATGCTTTTTAAAAAGAACTATGCTATAATTATGACTAGGTACTAATAACTTGTGATAATAATAGGAGGATTTTCGAATGACAATATCCTTAAAGGATCGTACATATGTAGTAATGGGAGTAGCAAATAAACGTAGTATCGCATGGGGGATTGCACGTTCTTTACATGATGCTGGAGCTAAATTGATTTTCACATATGCAGGTGAGCGTTTAGAGAAAAGTGTTCGTGAATTAGCAGAATCACTTGGGCAAGACTCTTTAGTTTTACCATGTGATGTTACAAATGATGAAGACATCAAGAAGTGCTTTGCTGAAATTAAAGAAGCGGTAGGCTCTATTGATGGACTAGCTCACTGTATCGCTTTTGCTAATAAAGAAGAATTAGAAGGCGATTATATGAATACAACACGTGAAGGATTCTTACTTGCTCATAACATTAGTGCTTATTCTTTAACAGCTGTTGCAAAGGAAGCGAAGGATTTAATGAATGAAGGCGGAAGCATCGTTACATTAACATACTTAGGTGGTGAGCGAGTATTACCTAACTATAATGTTATGGGTGTAGCTAAAGCTTCACTAGAAGCTAGTGTGAAATATTTAGCGAGTGACTTAGGTAAGAATGGCATCCGTGTAAACTCAATTTCTGCCGGACCAATTCGTACACTTTCTGCAAAAGGTGTAAGTGATTTTAATTCGATCTTAAGAACAATTGAAGAAAAAGCTCCACTTCGTCGTACAACAACTCAAGAAGAAGTGGGAGACACAGCAGTTTTCTTATTTAGCCAATTATCTCGTGGTATTACAGGTGAAAATATTCATGTTGATTCTGGGTATCATATTCTAGGATAACAAAAGAAAAAACAGTCATTACCAACATGAGGGTAGTGACTGTTTTTGTTTATCTTATAGCAAAAACTTTGCAAACGTCCTCGCTAGTTCTTTTCCATTATTCAATATAACAATCTCATCATTTATATCTACATATATTGGTTTTTTCTTATTTTTATCACTTCGAAGAAATTCCTTAATATCCCGAGGAAAGGGTGGTACTGGATTATTTGGCCTGGCAAGATAATATCCCTGCCCAAAATCGATTCCAAGTTCCTTCACTTTTTCCAACTCTTCAAACGTTTCGATACCCTCTGCTAGCACTTTGCTATTCATTTTTTTCGCAAACATTACAAACGCCTCTAATATATTTTTCTTTACTTCATTTTTATCAACACCGCTAATTAGTGAACGATCAACCTTAATATAGTCAGGCTCTAACTCAGAAATAGCTTGTAAGGATGAGTATCCTGCTCCTGCATCATCAATCGCAATTTTAAATCCTTGGGCACGATAGTGGTTTAAGACCACTTTAAAGGCTTGGAAGTCAGTAATGGCACTTCTTTCTGTGATCTCGAAAACAATGTTCTCAGGATTCATTTGATATTGTTCTAACAAAGAAATCGTATGACCAGGAGTAAAATGAGGGTCATGGATCACTTGAGGAGTTAAATTAATAAATAACTTCTGGTTATCCAGTAAATGTTTGCTTTGATATAAAGCTTGTTCTCGAGCTACTTTTTCTAGAGGATACAAAAAGCCTTCACGTTCTGCAAATGAAAATAGGGAAGAAGGGTAATGAAACTCACTGTTTTCTGGGCCTCTTGACAGTGCTTCATATCCATGAATCTCTCCATTTTGAAGACAGACAATAGGTTGAAATAAGATTTTTATAGCTTTATTTTTAAGGATATCTCTGAATTCATTCCTTTTGTGAGACATTGTTATTATAGAATGATTGTCTAGGTCCATAGGATCCTCCATCAATATCTTCGCAATACTCATGATCTATTCTCCTTTGTAAATGGTTCTTCTTGCTGCAACGTTCGGTATAATCTTCTCTATTTCGACAATAACAGGTAATTGTTAAGGGGAAATTAAGATAATGTAAAGATAGTGTGTAATGGGTACCTTTTGTAGGATATCTTTAGCCATAACTAAACACCTGTTTACTGACTTTGCATACTTATAGTATGAGGTGAAAGAAATGGGAGAACATTTTATAGAGCTCTTTTTTTATGGAAACTTTCTTATTACCACAATCATCTATCTTTATATTTTTAGGATTCGCAAACTTATAGGGTTTCAGTTAGGCATGAATATTTCCATTCTCGTTGGTGGAATGATGGGCATTGCATCAGGGGTATTGTTAGTGTCTATGTATCCTTTTCATTTTGCAACAGTGACAATTGTTTCAACTTTAATTGGTATGGGAATTGGGGCACTCTTTGGGGCCTTATTTGATTATCAGACCTTACTAACCGGATTTATAAACGGAATGATGATGGGCATCATGGCTCCAATGATTGGGGCTGTTTTAGAAGGTAGTGAATCTTTTATTCTATTTATTGAGATCCTTTTTATTTGTTCCTCTCTCTTAGTGATTACCTCTAGAAAAAGTTCATAGGAGCATTGAAATGAAATATATTTTTTTCCTATTACTCTTGTTAAATCTGTTTATAGGATATAAAAGTTATATAACTCTTTATCAGAGAAGGAGATTGTATTCGGAACGTTATGCAATGATCATTGCCATGAGTGCACCATTTGTTTTGGCATTCGTTACTGGCTTGCTACTATCATTTTTGATTGAATTGTCGGTTTCATATGTTGTCATGATTTCAATTGTTTTTGGTATTTGTGTAGGAATCTCTTTTGGAGCTTTTGTGAAATTTCACTCTGTGTTAGCAGGGTATTTTAATGGAATAGTTGGTGCGATGATGGGAGCGATGTTAGGGGCTGTAGTAAAAGATCCAACCCTTTGTGGTCTTCCGGCAGATGCAGCCGCCAACATGATTCTTAATACTACTTTATTTAGTCTATTCGGGACGAGTCTTTCAATCCTTACATTTTGGTTTATAAATTACTCGCTAAAGGTATAAGGAGGTTATGTGGTGCTTTCATCAAAAGCAAAACTTAGTGTAGTTATTATTCTAACAGTGATAAGTATGTACTTAATCTATATGCTATGGAACATTCAGCAAAGATTACCAATCATAGAGCAAGTTGATGACATTCATTTTGAGTCTGTATTGAACGAGGATTACACTTTTCAAAATGAACATTTGAAGGTTGTTGCCTTTATCTATACAAAGTGTCCAGATATCTGTCCAATGACCATGTATGACTTAACTTTTTTACAAGCAAAATTAAAAGATGAACAAATATTTGGGGATCGTGTTCAAATTGTAACGATTACCCTTGATCCAGAATTTGATACAGCCGACACTTTACGTAAGTATGCATCCAATTTTGCTATAGATTCGAGTGGTTGGTTTATATTAAGAGATTCAGAGAGTGAAACAAAAATAGTGGCCAATCAATTTCAAATGAACTATAAAAAGGATGAAAATGGATTTGTTACTCATAGTACGAAGCTATATTTGGTTGATGCAGAGAATAAAATCCGTTCAGTTCATGATATGAATGTGGCTGGAAAAGAAGTCAATCTTGAAGAGATTATGGAGAATATTGAGAGGTTACTTGACGAATAGCGGCGTGCTGAAAACGTCGTTTTTCTTGTGGTTCGTCAAATAGGCATTAGCACATTACCTAGATTTATTGCATACCATAATATGAATTTCTAAGAATGGAGGAAAAGGAAAATATGAGTGATAATCAAGTGACTTCAAGTAAACAAAGACCGCTTATGTATATATCGCAACCAGATTTCACACCAACTCCAGGTGGAATGCAACAATCATTTGTCGTTAAGGAAAGTACTCGAGTTAGGGAGGAAAAGGAACTTGAAGTAAAAGGTGAAGTTCCCAAAGTACTTGAGGAAGAGACAAACGTAGTTAAGGAAGATGAAACTAAAAGGAAGAAGAAGAAACGTTTTTCTGAAATGGATATTGAAGAGAGAATACAATTTTTTATAAACCTACCAGATAACCTTCCGAAAACAATGTGTCAAATCACTACAAAGGATCGTTCATATAGAGGGGTTATTCTTTCATATGAAGAAGGACTAGTAAGCATCAAAACACTTACTAGCCCAAGAAAAGTTGAAATTCAACTAGATGATATTGAAGCAATTAATGCAATAGGTTTTTAGTGTCTATGGCGACGACGACCACGGTCATCATCATCTTCTACTCCGCCAACCTTGTCATCGTCGTCGTCAATATCTGCTACAAAGTTACGAACAACTAGACGTGGATCTAAACATTGAATTGCACAGAAGCATCTTAAATCAACTTCGATACAGAAATCAGTTCTTACAAGTCTTTCAACGTCGCATACATCATCTTTACAGGAACCTCTGCCATCTACTGGTCTTAATAGTGATAACGTTGCACAGCAGTCTTTACGTACATCTTCAACACGGAAGAAAGGTGTTTTAAAGCAATCACCAGGTAATAATTCACCTACATTTCCAAATGCTTTGAACAGATCTCCTTTTTTAGTGTAAAGAAGAAAAGGAATCGTGTCTCCAACAAATTGAGTAGGTGCTAGTAAGTTACTAAAGCAACTAGTTGGGCAATCATCATCCACCGCATCTTGTAGATCTTTAATATTTAATACGGCTTCACATACACAGTTTAAATCTTTGTCTTTGTCACAGCAACTCATTTGATTCACTCCTAAATTTTAATATTTAACATATTGTCTTTACTAGAATATAGGTGGACATGGTTAGATGTGTTAGGTAAACTGCCTAACTTGAACGAATTAGGCAGAAAAAAAGACTACGGTTATTGAATAACCGTAGTCTTTTTTTAAAGTTTAATTAGAATCTACGAGCTACTAAATCTGGTGATAAGCATTGGATAGCGCAGAAGCAAGAAAGGTCAACTTCGATACAGAAGTCTGTTCTGAATAATCTGTCTTCTGCTCCAAGATCACAAGGATCTTTGATGTCTCCATTTTCAGGTCTTAGTAGTGAAAGTGTTGCACAGCAATCATCTTTAATGTTTTCTACTCTAAAGAAGATTGTCTTGAAGCAATCCATCTCATCGCCTAGTGGAAGTCTTTTACCTACGTTACCAAATGCTTTGAACAATCCACCTTTTTTATCAAATAAGATAAAAGGAATTGTATCGCGGCCAGGTGCTACTGCAGGGTTTAAAAGATCTTGGAAACAACTAGTTGGACATTTGTCATTGACTGCATCTTGAGCATCTAAGATTGCTTCAACTGCTTCACATACACAGTTTCTTTTACTACAACTCATGAATAATTCATCTCCTTAAAATTTTTTTGACTTTGTTGTCTCTAATAGAGTATGTTGTGTCCGAATGTTTGTTTGGGCATTTGTCTTATTTTTAAAAGAAAAGGCATTAGTTTAGGGGCGGTTTAACCAGAAATAACAAAATGCATAACGCAGTTTATTACCATTTGCATAACCTATAAGAGAATTTGTCGTGGTAGAAGGAGGGAGAATATGAAAAATCTGATACGGCGTGATGAGTATATAAAACAACTATTAGAAGCTAGGAAAAAAGAAATCATTAAGCCTGATACAATTAATGAATTTAATCTACAAAAAGGGGAAGGAATGACATCACCAACTAGTAATCTTTCAACAGAAGAAACAAGAATTCTTATGGAGTTAATGGAGAGAGAAAACTTATTTAAGGTGACTGAAGCTTTTCCTTCTCAAAAAAATCACTTACACTAAAGAGATTTTTCAAGATGAAACGAAATCAGCAAGTAGAGGTGTATTCAAAGGCTGGAGGTAAAACATTTTATACTGAGGGTAAGGTAAGTGCTATTGGAAGGAATTTTGTTATGATTACCGACTTAAAGGATCGAATATGGATTCCTTTTGAAGCAATTGAATCTGCAAACATTCCATTTGGAATTCCTAACTACTCAAACACACATCAGCACTTTATATACGATAATAACTTAAGAGAAAAATTAGTACGTGATTTTGGTAAGACGGTATCCCAGCGTGACGTACTACTGCAACAATTTAATGAGGAGACGTTCCACACAAATTTAGGACGCTGGAAGGGGACTTGGGTAGAGATATATTATTTAGACGACAATAAAACATATGGGAAATTAGATGGAGCAACCAAAGAGGTGATATCCGTAGCGAGGTTAAATAACAAAGAGGAAATCCCTTTAGCTTCCATTACGTATGTAAAATCTATCAGGTTTTTACAAGCATTATCTAAGATGTTTAAATTGGGCAAGTAAAAAAAAGAGTAACTAGTTATATGTAATTAGCATTTTGTGGAAAATAGAATAAATTACTAATAGCCGTCAGTTTAAAAAAATTAGGCTTTAAGGAGGAAAATATATGAATCCAGAGATAGAAGACCATTTATTACGAGATCTAGTGGTAGGTGAAGAGGTTTTATTGGTAACACAAGCCACTCAACTGAACTTGTTGGGCCAAACCTTTAGACCCATTTTTTGTGGCACAGTTAGTGAAGTTGAAAGAGGTCATTTAACACTTCATCCAGTCATTATTAAAATGGTAAACGCACCGTTCTATGAGTTTCCAATACCGATAAGTATTCCATTTGAAAGAATCGCAGCAATGACAACGGAATTTGATTGTGACACAGTATTTTCAATTTCATAAGAAGGAGGAGAAAAAAATG
Encoded here:
- the prpE gene encoding bis(5'-nucleosyl)-tetraphosphatase PrpE: MKLDVIGDIHGCYDELLHMFETLGYVWKDKIPVHPEGRKLAFVGDLTDRGPHSLKVIELLYELVVENQNAYYVPGNHCNKLYRFFQGSKVQTTHGLETTVAEYEALPSRDQKKINHKFRTLYEHAPLYHRLDGGKIVIAHAGIREDYIGRTDKKVRTFVLYGDITGEKHADGSPVRRDWAKQYKGKAWIVYGHTPVKEPRIVNNTINIDTGAVFGNKLTALRYPEMETVSVPSTMPYVEEKFRVLD
- a CDS encoding FtsW/RodA/SpoVE family cell cycle protein, whose protein sequence is MEKEHSPGQQVDYTLLFILFLMAIVSCVAIDSSQPFLPEKLKSINFVAQQIKWYIIGAVAIIITMILDFDRFKMISWYLYGFGLILLLGLEFNFPSALVETRKGATSWYSLPGIGTFQPSELVKIILIIVLSKIVAEHREKYPINTVKDDFLLLGKIFLTSAPPIYLLTKQPDMGMTMVFMAIMGSLILVAGIKWRIIFGFLFTGIFSISVFVYIYFAFPEFFRAYIIKEDYQLNRFYGWLAPEQHSSEQGFQLLRSLLAIGSGQLRGKGYQNSEVIIPEGHTDFIFAVIAEQFGFIGASIVISLFFLLIYRLIHAALESHDPFGSYLCAGVIGMITFQVFQNIGMSIQLLPITGLPLPFISYGGSSLATYMIAIGIVLNVRSRTRKYMFD
- the mgtE gene encoding magnesium transporter; this encodes MSENNEYEKDNIEFETEQLTNSLESDSIDVFRSLFLELHPYDQAKLFGKLTQEQREKVYQFLSPEEMAGIFENVNTDEEDYETYLSEMDSNYVADMLGQMYADDAVDVLNELDKDQVAGYLSIMDVDAAQEIRELLHYDEYTAGSIMTTEFIAIEANQTARSALQILKNEAPRAETIYYVYVINEDKRLVGVLTLRDLIIADEDTMIAEITNERVVSVSVSEDQEEVARRMRDYNFLAVPVVDHQNHLLGIITVDDIIDVIDEEASDDYSKLAGISDVDGADRHSFASAKKRLPWLIILLFLGMLTANLIGRFEETLDQVSILAVFIPLIAGMAGNTGTQALAVAIRRIATGDVLNESKIKLILREAGTGLITGSVCGILIMGIVFFWKSNLFLGVLVGLSVLITLIVATLAGALVPLIMHKCKVDPAVASGPFITTINDIISILIYLGLATVFMNFLL
- a CDS encoding monovalent cation:proton antiporter family protein; protein product: MEHGASVTSLVIVLVVAFLTPIVLHRLKLNIIPVVVAEIIVGLIIGKSGFDIVHQDIWLETLSMLGFIFLMFLSGLEIDFSAFARGKKKEKLPNGNDAPNTFVVSTIVFIGIFGLSLLLSYIFVWLGFTDNVFLMTLIISTISLGVVVPTLKDAQIMKKNIGQIILLVAVIADLVTMVLLAVFASIYGTGDSNMWLLLILFGAGVLLYFLGKYFRNQSFLETMSKGTIQIGTRAIFTLIIVLVALSESIGAENILGAFLAGVLVSLLSPNSDMVHKLDSFGYGFLIPIFFVMVGVQLDVWSLFEDPKILLLIPLLFIALVISKMLPILYLKKYYDWKTTIAAGALLTSTLSLVIAAATIGERMGIIDARMSGALILVAVITSIVTPIWFKKLFPKQESKGPKIKVAFIGANQMTLPVTRELNSHLYETTMYHVKQEKNGEKFSDSLFNIVEVSDYRIETLKELNVFDVDVLVVAIGDDQKNGEIAIFAKEFGIERVIARIETPDLNKSLKEQNIEVFSMLMSTTTLLRALIEAPSVMNILTNQETTLYQINMNNPKYDGIALRNFPFTGDVIFVRIFRGKDSIVPHGDTELKMGDRLILTGSREYVDELKVEMEFSRGLL
- the fabI gene encoding enoyl-ACP reductase FabI, with protein sequence MTISLKDRTYVVMGVANKRSIAWGIARSLHDAGAKLIFTYAGERLEKSVRELAESLGQDSLVLPCDVTNDEDIKKCFAEIKEAVGSIDGLAHCIAFANKEELEGDYMNTTREGFLLAHNISAYSLTAVAKEAKDLMNEGGSIVTLTYLGGERVLPNYNVMGVAKASLEASVKYLASDLGKNGIRVNSISAGPIRTLSAKGVSDFNSILRTIEEKAPLRRTTTQEEVGDTAVFLFSQLSRGITGENIHVDSGYHILG
- a CDS encoding EAL domain-containing protein, producing MSIAKILMEDPMDLDNHSIITMSHKRNEFRDILKNKAIKILFQPIVCLQNGEIHGYEALSRGPENSEFHYPSSLFSFAEREGFLYPLEKVAREQALYQSKHLLDNQKLFINLTPQVIHDPHFTPGHTISLLEQYQMNPENIVFEITERSAITDFQAFKVVLNHYRAQGFKIAIDDAGAGYSSLQAISELEPDYIKVDRSLISGVDKNEVKKNILEAFVMFAKKMNSKVLAEGIETFEELEKVKELGIDFGQGYYLARPNNPVPPFPRDIKEFLRSDKNKKKPIYVDINDEIVILNNGKELARTFAKFLL
- a CDS encoding SCO family protein — translated: MLSSKAKLSVVIILTVISMYLIYMLWNIQQRLPIIEQVDDIHFESVLNEDYTFQNEHLKVVAFIYTKCPDICPMTMYDLTFLQAKLKDEQIFGDRVQIVTITLDPEFDTADTLRKYASNFAIDSSGWFILRDSESETKIVANQFQMNYKKDENGFVTHSTKLYLVDAENKIRSVHDMNVAGKEVNLEEIMENIERLLDE
- a CDS encoding CotO family spore coat protein translates to MSDNQVTSSKQRPLMYISQPDFTPTPGGMQQSFVVKESTRVREEKELEVKGEVPKVLEEETNVVKEDETKRKKKKRFSEMDIEERIQFFINLPDNLPKTMCQITTKDRSYRGVILSYEEGLVSIKTLTSPRKVEIQLDDIEAINAIGF
- a CDS encoding CotY/CotZ family spore coat protein, which gives rise to MSCCDKDKDLNCVCEAVLNIKDLQDAVDDDCPTSCFSNLLAPTQFVGDTIPFLLYTKKGDLFKAFGNVGELLPGDCFKTPFFRVEDVRKDCCATLSLLRPVDGRGSCKDDVCDVERLVRTDFCIEVDLRCFCAIQCLDPRLVVRNFVADIDDDDDKVGGVEDDDDRGRRRHRH
- a CDS encoding CotY/CotZ family spore coat protein is translated as MSCSKRNCVCEAVEAILDAQDAVNDKCPTSCFQDLLNPAVAPGRDTIPFILFDKKGGLFKAFGNVGKRLPLGDEMDCFKTIFFRVENIKDDCCATLSLLRPENGDIKDPCDLGAEDRLFRTDFCIEVDLSCFCAIQCLSPDLVARRF